In a genomic window of Nostoc sp. UHCC 0870:
- the petJ gene encoding cytochrome c6 PetJ: MKKIFSILLLGIAIFTFAFSNSALAADSVNGAKVFSANCASCHAGGKNLVQANKTLKKDALEQFGMYSAEAIIAQVTKGKSAMPAFLGRLKPDQIEDVAAYVLEQADKGW, translated from the coding sequence ATGAAGAAAATTTTTTCAATCCTACTGTTAGGCATAGCAATCTTCACGTTTGCCTTCAGTAATTCGGCTTTGGCTGCTGACAGCGTAAATGGAGCAAAAGTCTTTAGTGCTAACTGTGCTTCCTGTCATGCAGGTGGTAAAAATTTAGTGCAAGCTAACAAGACCTTGAAGAAAGATGCCTTGGAACAGTTCGGTATGTACTCAGCAGAGGCAATTATTGCTCAAGTAACAAAAGGTAAAAGTGCCATGCCTGCCTTCTTAGGTCGTTTAAAGCCTGACCAAATTGAAGATGTAGCGGCTTACGTCCTGGAACAAGCAGATAAAGGCTGGTAA
- a CDS encoding CCA tRNA nucleotidyltransferase — translation MYPPIVSTLAPENWPFSLEWLPRTAYMVGGAVRDAILGRTREYWDLDFIIPSDAVKVARAIAHHYQAGFVLLDSERQIARVVFPDATADFAQQEGESLETDLHRRDFTINAIAYNPHTQEIIDPLHGCDDIELGLLRMISPSNLADDPLRLLRAYRQAAQLGFNIESNTQNTIRALASRISQVAAERVRVEIGYLLANSQGTPWITEAGEDGLLAPFFQNATHENFDKLAAVDAVAALVTEHWPQLGVELQHYVRDTVKTTWLGIAKLACLVHPEPTAAENELQELTYSRAEVRAVTTALKLFPQLKLADTVREQYFLFQEAGIVFTATILLALVYDNLVEPMSGTNPFGVYAPLISRYLNPDDLVAHPTQLVSGKDIMIALNIPPSPVVGQLLTEIGVAQAEGKVSTPQEAIDLAREIIRNGLRPATL, via the coding sequence ATGTATCCCCCTATTGTCTCTACCTTAGCTCCTGAAAATTGGCCTTTTAGTCTGGAATGGTTGCCACGAACAGCTTACATGGTAGGTGGTGCAGTGCGGGATGCCATCTTAGGTAGAACTCGTGAATATTGGGATCTTGATTTTATTATCCCATCGGATGCGGTCAAGGTAGCAAGAGCGATCGCACATCATTACCAAGCTGGTTTTGTCTTACTCGATTCTGAACGCCAAATTGCTCGTGTGGTGTTTCCTGATGCAACTGCTGATTTTGCTCAACAGGAAGGTGAGAGTTTAGAGACTGATTTACATAGAAGGGATTTTACAATAAATGCGATCGCCTATAATCCCCACACCCAAGAAATCATCGACCCGCTACACGGCTGTGATGATATAGAGTTGGGTCTATTACGCATGATATCACCCAGCAATTTAGCAGATGACCCTCTACGCCTATTACGTGCCTATCGCCAAGCTGCTCAACTGGGTTTTAATATTGAGTCAAATACCCAAAATACTATCCGGGCTTTAGCATCGCGTATATCCCAAGTAGCAGCAGAACGAGTCCGGGTAGAAATTGGTTATTTGCTAGCTAATTCTCAGGGTACACCTTGGATAACCGAGGCTGGGGAAGATGGGTTACTTGCACCGTTCTTTCAAAACGCCACCCATGAAAACTTTGACAAATTAGCCGCAGTTGACGCCGTAGCGGCCTTAGTTACAGAACATTGGCCCCAACTAGGTGTAGAACTACAACATTATGTGCGTGATACAGTCAAAACTACTTGGTTAGGTATTGCTAAACTGGCCTGTCTTGTCCATCCAGAGCCAACAGCCGCAGAAAACGAACTACAGGAACTCACCTATAGCCGCGCTGAAGTTCGCGCTGTCACCACTGCTTTGAAATTGTTCCCTCAGCTAAAGTTAGCTGATACTGTGCGAGAACAGTATTTTTTATTCCAAGAAGCAGGAATTGTATTCACGGCTACAATTCTGTTAGCCTTAGTATACGATAATCTGGTAGAGCCGATGTCTGGCACAAATCCTTTCGGGGTATACGCACCATTGATCAGCCGCTACCTTAACCCTGATGATCTGGTCGCTCATCCCACTCAGCTAGTAAGTGGTAAAGATATAATGATAGCACTAAATATCCCGCCATCGCCAGTTGTAGGTCAACTGCTGACGGAAATTGGTGTAGCACAAGCTGAGGGGAAAGTCTCAACACCCCAAGAGGCGATAGATTTGGCGAGGGAAATAATTCGTAATGGGCTGCGCCCCGCTACGCTCTAA
- a CDS encoding Coq4 family protein, with protein MQTLNPATIQPLKLDSEVQRQMNFQFLTAMKAFFTLLTTEDSLDAVDELSSILIHSRAFELAAEDMQINPDVASLIQERYSPPTHDLEQLLQLPPDSLGYLYASRLKELGFERIDLDIDINSDTAYIEYRWQQTHDIWHLITGFSASSIEEIGLQAFYLAQFRLPLAGMLIANALIGITLLTPEDLPQLLETIAQGWMMGLKAKPLFAQKWEDAWEKPLSQWQAELNIQPLNA; from the coding sequence ATGCAAACCCTCAACCCTGCAACTATTCAGCCGCTTAAACTTGATTCGGAAGTCCAACGGCAGATGAATTTCCAGTTTTTGACCGCGATGAAAGCCTTTTTTACATTACTCACGACAGAAGACAGTCTAGATGCCGTTGATGAACTGAGTAGCATCTTAATTCATAGCCGTGCTTTTGAACTGGCGGCTGAAGATATGCAGATTAATCCCGATGTGGCAAGTTTAATCCAAGAACGTTACAGTCCTCCAACCCATGATTTAGAGCAACTGTTGCAACTTCCACCTGATTCCTTGGGTTATCTCTACGCTTCCAGACTCAAAGAATTGGGTTTTGAACGTATTGATTTAGACATTGACATCAATTCAGATACCGCTTATATCGAGTATCGCTGGCAACAAACTCATGATATTTGGCATCTAATTACAGGCTTTAGTGCGAGCAGCATTGAGGAAATTGGACTACAGGCATTTTATTTAGCACAGTTTCGCCTACCCCTGGCTGGGATGTTAATTGCCAATGCTTTAATAGGCATAACTTTGCTCACTCCAGAAGATTTACCCCAACTGCTCGAAACCATTGCCCAAGGCTGGATGATGGGATTAAAAGCAAAGCCCTTATTTGCTCAAAAGTGGGAAGATGCTTGGGAAAAACCTCTATCTCAATGGCAAGCTGAATTAAATATTCAACCATTGAACGCCTAA
- a CDS encoding Mur ligase family protein: MDVGNKIKLIDRVRLGFAVLVAKSVTFGVKSLRLGAASVLPGAIARRIEPRLLELLSQQVKNGVIMIAGTNGKTTTALLLCTILENKGFRVCHNSTGANLENGLMTAFLENSNLVGTLNVDYAILEVDENIVPKVLKPLQPKIILCLNLFRDQLDRYGEVDTISKRWTKVISTLPPETVVIPNADDPTLSYLGQQLPQKVLFFGLNEPEHYLEAIPHAVDSIYCPRCGHSLDYKGVYLSHLGDFTCPSCGFTKSQPALASSEWKQILVGLYNKYNTLAAATAAIELGVDESTIRNTINNFQAAFGRAEDLVIDGKRVRILLSKNPVGTNETIRVVTQSTDTTTLMVLNDRTPDGTDVSWIWDVDTEKLVERGGTLIVSGDRVYDMALRLRYSEKSPQSNLNLIVEEDLKQAIATALEHTPADETLHILPTYSAMLEVREVLTGRKIL; this comes from the coding sequence ATGGATGTGGGTAATAAGATAAAACTTATAGATAGAGTGCGTTTAGGGTTTGCGGTGTTGGTGGCGAAAAGTGTCACCTTTGGGGTAAAATCGCTGCGTCTGGGTGCTGCTAGTGTATTACCAGGGGCGATCGCTAGGCGTATTGAACCGCGACTGTTAGAATTATTGAGCCAGCAAGTCAAAAACGGCGTGATTATGATTGCTGGTACTAATGGCAAAACTACTACGGCGTTGCTGTTATGCACGATATTGGAAAACAAAGGTTTCCGTGTCTGTCATAACTCCACGGGTGCAAATCTGGAAAATGGTTTGATGACAGCTTTCCTAGAAAACAGTAACTTGGTGGGGACGCTGAATGTTGATTATGCAATTCTGGAAGTAGACGAAAATATTGTTCCCAAGGTATTAAAACCACTCCAGCCAAAAATTATCCTGTGTTTGAATCTATTTCGGGATCAACTTGATAGATACGGCGAAGTAGACACCATCAGCAAACGCTGGACAAAAGTTATCTCGACTCTCCCACCAGAAACAGTAGTAATTCCTAATGCTGATGACCCAACTTTATCCTATCTCGGTCAACAGTTACCCCAAAAAGTATTATTCTTTGGTTTAAATGAACCAGAACATTATTTAGAAGCTATTCCTCACGCTGTTGATTCTATTTATTGTCCGCGCTGTGGACATTCTTTAGATTACAAAGGTGTGTATTTATCTCATTTAGGAGATTTCACTTGTCCTAGTTGTGGTTTTACCAAGAGTCAACCAGCCTTAGCTAGTAGTGAATGGAAACAGATTTTAGTTGGTTTATACAACAAATACAACACCTTAGCCGCAGCCACAGCAGCTATAGAATTAGGCGTAGATGAAAGTACAATTCGCAATACTATTAATAACTTTCAAGCTGCTTTTGGACGTGCGGAAGATTTAGTGATTGATGGTAAACGAGTCAGAATCTTATTATCAAAAAATCCTGTCGGGACGAATGAGACGATTCGCGTTGTGACTCAAAGCACCGATACAACCACATTAATGGTGTTAAACGATCGCACTCCCGACGGTACAGATGTATCCTGGATTTGGGACGTAGACACAGAAAAACTAGTCGAACGTGGTGGGACTTTAATCGTGAGTGGCGATCGCGTCTATGATATGGCCTTACGTCTGCGTTACAGTGAAAAATCGCCCCAGAGTAATCTAAATTTAATTGTTGAGGAAGACTTAAAGCAAGCGATCGCCACGGCGTTAGAACACACACCAGCAGATGAAACCCTGCACATTCTCCCCACCTACTCAGCCATGCTAGAAGTGCGAGAAGTCCTTACAGGAAGAAAAATCCTTTAA
- a CDS encoding RNA-guided endonuclease InsQ/TnpB family protein: protein MLTLTYEYKAIPTDEQVEKIEHTLNVCRQVWNFALRERKDWLNSRKCPVNSCSIISEYIISADQPYPNYYEQANALTRAKNEFPELGTVHSQVLQQVLRKLETAFVDMKRKGMGFPRFKNRYRMRSFVYPQLGKGEVLKGNQIKLPQLGWVEYVKSREIPDSFKVKQVRVVRKASGYFLMFTLECNVDVPNPVAFGNPRGIDLGLDKFAATSDGELIERPRFLQTLHCQLKLLQRRLKKKQKGSNNRHKLNRKIARLHQRISDTRKDWHFKLAHKLCDDAGMIFVEDIDFRVWAKGMFCKHTLDAGFGRFVSILQWVCWKRGVYFAKVDKDYTSQVCPQCDAHTGKKELKDRIHSCPECGYTTHRDVAAAQVIRNRGVNALGRSVEQIACGDGLTGTGNSLVKSQRSRKKSGERRL from the coding sequence GTGTTAACTCTGACTTACGAGTACAAAGCCATACCAACGGATGAGCAAGTCGAGAAGATTGAACATACTCTTAATGTGTGTCGCCAGGTCTGGAACTTTGCTCTACGTGAACGCAAGGACTGGCTTAATTCTCGCAAGTGTCCGGTTAACTCCTGCTCAATTATCTCCGAATACATCATCTCAGCAGACCAACCCTACCCCAACTACTATGAGCAAGCAAATGCTTTGACTCGCGCTAAAAATGAATTTCCAGAGTTAGGAACAGTCCACTCCCAAGTATTGCAGCAAGTTCTACGCAAGCTAGAAACGGCTTTTGTGGACATGAAACGCAAGGGTATGGGGTTTCCTAGATTCAAGAATCGTTATAGAATGCGGTCTTTTGTATATCCACAACTAGGAAAGGGGGAAGTTCTTAAAGGTAATCAAATTAAGTTACCGCAACTGGGATGGGTTGAGTATGTGAAGTCACGAGAAATCCCTGACAGTTTTAAAGTTAAACAAGTTAGGGTAGTTCGCAAAGCATCAGGATATTTCTTGATGTTTACTCTGGAATGTAATGTTGATGTTCCTAATCCTGTTGCTTTTGGTAATCCCAGAGGTATTGATTTAGGTTTAGATAAATTTGCAGCTACTTCCGATGGTGAATTGATTGAACGTCCTCGATTTCTTCAGACACTACACTGTCAGCTGAAATTGCTACAACGTAGACTGAAGAAAAAACAGAAAGGGTCTAACAATCGTCACAAATTAAACCGGAAAATTGCAAGATTACATCAACGCATTTCTGATACTCGCAAAGATTGGCACTTTAAGTTAGCGCATAAACTTTGTGACGATGCAGGAATGATTTTTGTTGAGGATATTGATTTCCGTGTGTGGGCAAAAGGAATGTTTTGCAAACATACTCTTGATGCCGGATTTGGGCGGTTTGTCTCAATCTTGCAATGGGTATGTTGGAAACGAGGGGTATATTTTGCGAAGGTTGACAAAGACTACACATCTCAAGTTTGCCCTCAATGTGATGCCCACACCGGGAAGAAAGAATTAAAGGACAGGATACATTCTTGTCCTGAATGCGGCTACACAACACATAGAGATGTAGCAGCCGCACAAGTGATCCGTAACAGAGGGGTCAACGCGCTGGGACGCAGCGTGGAACAAATTGCCTGTGGAGACGGTCTGACGGGGACTGGCAACAGTCTAGTTAAGAGTCAACGAAGCAGGAAAAAGAGTGGAGAGCGGCGGCTTTAG
- a CDS encoding thylakoid membrane photosystem I accumulation factor, with translation MISIMFPFLHKKIADWRRLVSKCLFLLTLLLIVSIQPALAGVNDDLYDGNIFVVYAGNGSLVPPKVTLAQSLAEHKPTVLAFYLDDSRDCKQYAIVISRIQEFYGQVAEIMPLNIDTIPAKQSYEPTEAGYYYTGGVPQVVVFNQSGEVVLNKQGQVAYEDIDDSLRKVFDLLPRTETTQLKRRSFNEFSSELAQ, from the coding sequence ATGATTAGTATCATGTTTCCTTTTTTACATAAAAAAATTGCTGACTGGCGGCGGTTGGTTTCCAAATGCCTGTTTTTACTGACTTTATTGTTAATTGTTAGTATACAGCCAGCTTTAGCAGGTGTTAACGATGACCTTTATGATGGCAATATCTTCGTAGTTTATGCTGGTAACGGTTCGCTAGTACCACCTAAAGTAACCCTAGCGCAATCTTTAGCCGAACATAAACCAACGGTGTTGGCTTTCTATCTGGATGATAGCCGTGATTGTAAACAATATGCGATCGTTATTTCACGGATACAAGAATTTTATGGCCAAGTGGCTGAGATTATGCCACTTAATATTGACACCATTCCAGCCAAACAAAGCTATGAACCCACAGAAGCAGGATATTACTATACTGGAGGTGTGCCTCAAGTTGTAGTGTTTAATCAGTCAGGTGAGGTGGTTTTAAATAAGCAGGGTCAAGTCGCCTATGAAGATATAGATGACAGTCTGCGAAAAGTGTTTGATTTATTACCCCGCACCGAAACAACACAGTTAAAACGCCGATCTTTTAATGAGTTCAGTAGTGAATTAGCCCAATAA
- a CDS encoding GNAT family N-acetyltransferase gives MTVHGDLIVRFAEPDDSKALFDLIQGLAEYEKLSHAVTGDASALQEHLFGSRKYVEAILAEYSGKAVGFALFFHNYSTFLTKPGLYLEDLFVLPDYRRQGIGKALLIKLAQIAVERDCGRLEWSVLDWNESAQAFYRSMGASILDDWRICRVTESAISQLAAKES, from the coding sequence ATGACTGTACATGGTGATTTAATTGTGCGTTTTGCTGAACCTGATGATAGCAAAGCACTTTTTGACTTAATTCAAGGGCTAGCGGAGTACGAAAAACTATCTCATGCTGTAACTGGCGATGCTTCGGCATTACAGGAGCATTTATTTGGCTCACGAAAGTATGTAGAGGCAATATTAGCCGAATACTCAGGGAAAGCTGTAGGTTTTGCCTTATTTTTTCATAATTACTCAACATTTCTCACTAAACCAGGTCTTTATCTCGAAGACTTGTTTGTTTTACCAGATTATCGACGACAAGGCATTGGTAAAGCCCTGCTGATAAAATTAGCTCAAATTGCTGTTGAAAGAGATTGCGGCAGATTAGAGTGGAGTGTTCTCGACTGGAATGAGTCAGCGCAGGCATTTTACCGAAGTATGGGAGCATCCATTTTAGACGACTGGCGAATTTGCCGCGTCACAGAGTCAGCAATTAGCCAGTTAGCAGCTAAAGAATCATGA
- a CDS encoding TetR/AcrR family transcriptional regulator — translation MTAKNSPNASKMRRQPQQLRSQERVDSILNAAEELFIEVGYEQTTTRAIATRAKVPVGSLYQFFPDKEAILKALATRYFQQEYQLFAQLHTQEAETLPVEVYVDRVINAFDHFMNSHPGYRAVYEQLLNLMTYPAIEAMDKYEYRIVDELAVFFGRINSTLDAEKCQAIALLVVKVVGDLLWLATSQHPQMRQQLLIETKILMLGYLNHYLINQPIG, via the coding sequence ATGACAGCGAAAAATTCCCCCAACGCCTCAAAAATGCGTCGCCAACCGCAGCAGTTGCGGAGTCAAGAGCGAGTGGATAGCATTTTGAATGCAGCAGAGGAGTTATTTATTGAGGTGGGATATGAACAGACGACGACGCGGGCGATCGCAACTCGTGCTAAAGTTCCCGTAGGTTCGTTGTACCAGTTCTTTCCCGATAAAGAAGCTATTCTCAAAGCTTTAGCAACTCGATATTTCCAACAGGAGTATCAGTTGTTTGCCCAACTGCACACACAAGAAGCAGAGACTTTACCTGTAGAGGTGTATGTTGATAGGGTGATTAATGCTTTCGATCATTTTATGAATAGCCATCCGGGATATCGGGCAGTTTATGAACAACTGCTGAATTTGATGACATATCCAGCAATTGAGGCTATGGATAAGTACGAATATCGGATTGTTGATGAACTGGCGGTTTTTTTTGGTAGAATTAACTCTACGCTAGATGCTGAAAAATGTCAGGCGATCGCTTTGTTAGTGGTGAAAGTAGTAGGTGATTTGCTTTGGCTAGCGACAAGCCAACATCCTCAAATGCGTCAACAGCTTTTAATAGAAACTAAGATATTAATGTTGGGTTATTTGAATCACTATCTAATAAATCAACCAATTGGCTGA
- a CDS encoding Ycf34 family protein, which translates to MCICVNCHYVDRCVTYNAVETQHQQPHLTETPNFDPNEPSINVNIRTTEDVIEMEWDVVGCLSFKQETGKWSKLRPGELVPT; encoded by the coding sequence ATGTGTATTTGCGTAAACTGCCACTATGTAGATCGCTGTGTAACTTATAATGCCGTCGAGACACAGCACCAACAGCCCCACTTAACAGAAACCCCCAATTTTGATCCTAATGAACCTTCTATCAACGTTAATATCCGTACCACAGAAGATGTGATTGAAATGGAATGGGATGTGGTTGGTTGTCTCAGCTTTAAACAAGAAACTGGTAAATGGTCGAAGCTACGTCCAGGCGAATTAGTCCCAACTTGA
- a CDS encoding type 1 glutamine amidotransferase, translating to MTSQQLELTIGWLYPTLMSTYGDRGNVITIERRAQWRGYSVKVLPLDQNSTADDIKSVDVIVGGGAQDRQQEIVMRDLQGAKAEAIREKIENGTPGVFTCGSPQLLGHYYEPAFGQRIEGLGILDLVSIHPGENTKRCIGNLVIEVTASRLAKDLAEMTGSKPYLVGFENHGGRTKLGKVEALGKVVYGLGNNGEDGTEGAFYQNAIATYSHGPLLPKNPFVADWLIQTALRLKYQQPISLQPLDDTLAMQAREAMSKKLQVNLPKSAAIGKV from the coding sequence ATGACTTCCCAACAATTAGAATTAACAATCGGTTGGCTATATCCTACATTAATGAGTACCTATGGCGATCGCGGTAATGTGATTACTATAGAACGTCGCGCTCAATGGCGGGGATACAGTGTGAAAGTATTACCCCTTGACCAAAATTCCACAGCAGATGATATTAAATCTGTAGATGTAATAGTAGGTGGTGGCGCACAAGATAGACAGCAAGAGATTGTCATGCGTGATTTGCAAGGCGCGAAAGCTGAAGCCATCCGTGAGAAAATCGAAAACGGTACGCCAGGAGTTTTTACTTGTGGTTCACCCCAACTTTTAGGACACTATTACGAACCAGCTTTTGGACAGCGCATTGAAGGTTTAGGAATACTCGATTTAGTCTCCATCCATCCCGGCGAAAATACCAAGCGTTGCATCGGTAACTTAGTGATAGAAGTTACAGCCAGCCGACTAGCGAAAGATTTAGCAGAAATGACAGGAAGCAAACCCTATTTAGTGGGTTTTGAAAATCACGGCGGACGTACCAAATTAGGTAAAGTGGAAGCTTTAGGAAAAGTCGTATATGGCTTAGGTAATAATGGTGAAGATGGTACAGAAGGCGCGTTTTATCAAAATGCTATAGCCACTTATTCCCACGGGCCATTATTACCTAAAAATCCCTTTGTTGCTGACTGGTTAATTCAAACAGCATTGCGATTAAAGTATCAGCAGCCAATTAGTTTACAGCCTTTAGATGATACCTTAGCTATGCAAGCTAGAGAAGCAATGTCTAAGAAACTGCAAGTTAACCTACCAAAATCTGCTGCGATAGGTAAAGTCTAA